One genomic region from Epinephelus fuscoguttatus linkage group LG8, E.fuscoguttatus.final_Chr_v1 encodes:
- the zp3d.2 gene encoding zona pellucida sperm-binding protein 3d.2, with product MVYLSLLFVLPLLSSADGGLSEALNQTTQVMRKVSRRETPILRPPYLRLPVFVDSRLPLVEKEHFSPSKGTGQEPLPEPIREILLPVRASTSPPSTSGVSVRTSCRLNKMLVQVQRGMLGPGEPDSHLKLGTCQTSRSTRDYLYFEYDLGLCGTERTIINNQVAYSNTLQYNPPRLRGPIRRAVPFTLPVACYYNRYQYSYKIGYTPKMRMRKIFTTMWNSAKFILTPRNAQWERLSPSDQYVLGKPMYFEAQAPAMSQNERLYIHLCYVTPEKSHTSMPQFPVVKNFGCMVESRDGRSRFIPYKNNAVRFSVDAFLFNGLTGQQLYMHCSMSVGRSVPTPTAKSCNYDTKTKRWVELYGPASVCTCCDSNCSSAASTATKIISSRPWTVEPKVKAATAPRRKTVSTTTKTTTTTTTTTTAPPPEMIRALTERRTTSKPEAKAVTLMGKVENTVGELEWPFGGEGVAWVEVEDEEKQVKGSAVVEEEEEEVQVDVVTQPRLIFEDIFGFDK from the exons ATGGTTTACCTGTCACTGTTGTTCGTACTGCCGCTATTGTCCTCTGCTGATGGAGGACTGTCTGAGGCTTTAAACCAAACGACCCAGGTGATGAGAAAGGTTTCCCGGAGAGAAACACCGATTCTACGGCCGCCATACCTGCGCCTCCCCGTGTTTGTGGACTCGAGGCTGCCGCTGGTGGAGAAAGAGCATTTCTCTCCATCCAAAGGTACCGGACAGGAGCCTTTACCCGAGCCCATCCGGGAGATCCTGTTGCCGGTTCGGGCCAGCACCAGCCCGCCAAGCACTTCGGGTGTTTCCGTGAGGACTTCGTGCAGGCTCAACAAGATGCTCGTGCAGGTGCAGAGGGGCATGCTGGGCCCCGGTGAACCAGACTCTCACCTCAAACTGGGGACCTGCCAAACCAGTAGATCCACGAGGGACTACCTTTATTTTGAGTATGACCTTGGCCTGTGTGGAACCGAACGCACG ataatTAATAACCAGGTGGCCTATTCAAACACGCTACAATACAACCCACCAAGGCTCCGAGGACCAATCAGGCGAGCTGTGCCCTTCACCCTGCCTGttgcatgttattataacaG GTACCAGTACTCCTACAAAATTGGCTACACACCAAAGATGAGGATGCGCAAGATCTTCACAACAATGTGGAACAGTGCAAAGTTCATTCTGACTCCACGAAATG CTCAATGGGAAAGGCTTTCCCCGTCAGATCAATACGTGCTCGGGAAACCCATGTACTTTGAGGCACAGGCTCCGGCCATGTCTCAGAATGAAAGACTCTACATCCACTTGTGTTATGTAACTCCTGAGAAGTCCCACACTTCCATGCCTCAGTTTCCAGTCGTGAAAAACTTTGG GTGTATGGTTGAAAGCAGGGACGGTCGCTCCAGATTCATCCCATACAAAAACAATGCTGTGAGATTCTCTGTGGATGCCTTCTTGTTCAACGGATTGACAGGCCAG cagctctaCATGCACTGCTCCATGTCTGTGGGGCGTTCTGTCCCCACACCGACAGCCAAGTCCTGCAACTacgacacaaaaacaaaaag atGGGTTGAGCTGTATGGACCAGCCTCAGTGTGCACCTGCTGTGACTCCAACTGTAGCTCCGCTGCATCCACAG CGACCAAAATAATCAGCAGCAGACCGTGGACAGTAGAGCCGAAGGTGAAAGCTGCCACAGCCCCGAGGAGGAAGACAGTCTCcaccacaacaaaaacaaccacaacaacaacaacaacaacaactgcacCACCACCAGAGATGATCAGAGCGCTGACTGAACGGAGGACGACTTCAAAGCCTGAAGCGAAAGCCGTGACTCTAATGGGTAAGGTGGAGAACACAGTGGGGGAGTTGGAGTGGCCGTTTGGAGGCGAAGGAGTGGCGTGGGTTGAGGTGGAAGATGAGGAGAAGCAGGTGAAGGGCTCTGCAGTtgtagaagaggaggaggaggaagtccAGGTCGACGTGGTCACACAACCTCGTTTAATATTTGAAGATATTTTtggttttgacaaataa
- the si:ch73-95l15.5 gene encoding putative leucine-rich repeat-containing protein DDB_G0290503 isoform X2, with product MSSKGKNDSCRICGGALQGNQRKWLFGGQNKKTGQPWTPTGSLREGRLSRSSQSSPWGSTLSLASSASLSKSQLSLSSPPKGIDLLSVLTHILGQSVPRGSGQGEFVCGKCVCVLERVFKFDTVIARVRVLSSERLQKLMQERDKIRQWVRQSYQHRHPQEIQSRGSTSEEDGEAEKEGYREMLKENMALSEYECWSEKWDTCPYFIRTGKRCRKGKGCEGCDSLRVSDSDYESVCGIPRRLPFQPFSPLALSRDKSQSMPLHWQRVSSISSSQSSRVGSTLSLQESSRTASIQSLDSLDDNDPFDSPGFQSANFVLKELRSIEGKPVSSPLGSRIPVLNRKYSGKVGEVASPSVNRVLHFGNVENGEDEMDEEDGDVLSELRDEFMPLHRESTNGRFHHVVRHLRGQLDQAVSRIRTLEAELKHGRSKPTEVNGSEDWAPLLQEEGGSALLQSLGHSLHSRERLIQECMGLIRRLCVEEGAGTELADKLTEKLTENLKETLSVNKAALQTLSSEVTEKEKSMEKEIEALRKAGRDRERDLNTLNTVLQCNQDIINDLRVALGEKERLLQEVEKEREVWRQRDRALTTVLQEKDALIQELESCQKDVQGLAEDREGNSATLCEEVTKLTTALQEYQDMVQSQQESHSQTVSSLMDQLRDTRRELREKEREKKEADRAWQNSREDRDREERRLRDSLEKRDKLIEQILLDAEERDHLFSELQQNLQNKREPLTAIKHTL from the exons ATGTCCTCCAAAGGTAAAAATGACTCGTGTCGAATATGCGGCGGAGCTCTCCAAGGAAACCAAAGGAAGTGGCTGTTTGGAGGCCAAAATAAGAAGACGGGTCAGCCTTGGACGCCGACAGGGTCCCTGAGAGAAGGACGTCTGTCCCGGTCCTCGCAGAGCAGCCCCTGGG GCAGCACATTATCTCTGGCTTCCTCGGCGTCTCTCTCCAAGTCCCAGTTATCCCTGAGCTCCCCGCCCAAAGGGATCGATCTGCTCTCGGTGTTGACTCACATACTGGGGCAGTCTGTGCCACGTGGCAGCGGGCAGGGGGAGTTTGTGTGTGGCAAGTGCGTGTGTGTCCTCGAGCGGGTGTTCAAGTTTGACACGGTGATAGCCAGGGTGAGGGTGCTGTCGTCCGAGAGGCTTCAGAAGCTGATGCAGGAGAGGGACAAGATCAGACAGTGGGTGCGGCAAAGCTACCAACACAGACATCCGCAGGAGATCCAGAGCAGGGGCAGCACCAGCGAAGAAGATGGAGAGGCGGAGAAGGAGGGCTACAGGGAGATGCTCAAAGAGAACATGGCACTCTCAGAGTACGAGTGCTGGTCCGAGAAGTGGGACACGTGCCCGTATTTTATAAGAACAGGTAAAAGATGCAGAAAGGGCAAAGGATGCGAAGGCTGTGATTCGTTAAGGGTGTCCGACTCGGATTACGAGTCTGTTTGTGGGATTCCTCGCCGCTTGCCTTTCCAACCCTTCTCCCCGTTAGCGTTGTCACGGGACAAATCCCAGAGCATGCCCCTCCACTGGCAGAGGGTGTCATCCATCAGCTCCAGCCAGTCTTCAAGGGTGGGGTCCACTCTGTCCTTACAAGAATCTTCCCGCACCGCGTCCATTCAGTCTCTGGACTCTCTTGATGACAATGACCCGTTTGACTCGCCGGGGTTTCAGTCGGCCAACTTTGTGCTGAAGGAGCTGAGAAGTATTGAAGGGAAGCCGGTGAGTTCGCCATTAGGGAGTAGGATCCCAGTTCTGAACAGGAAGTACTCAGGAAAAGTTGGAGAGGTGGCGTCGCCCTCAGTGAACAGGGTGCTGCACTTTGGGAACGTGGAGAACGGAGAGGATGAAATGGATGAAGAGGACGGGGATGTCCTATCAGAGCTGAGGGACGAGTTCATGCCTCTTCATCGAGAG aGCACAAATGGCAGGTTTCACCATGTTGTCAGGCACCTGCGAGGCCAGCTGGACCAAGCTGTGTCTCGCATCAGGACCCTGGAGGCCGAACTGAAACATGGGAGGAGCAAACCAACTGAAGTCAACGGATCAGAGGATTGGGCCCCT TTGCTCCAGGAGGAGGGTGGCAGCGCCCTGCTGCAGAGCCTCGGTCACTCCCTGCACAGCCGGGAGCGTCTGATCCAG GAGTGTATGGGTCTGATCAGGAGgctgtgtgtggaggagggagCAGGGACTGAGCTGGCCGACAAGCTGACTGAGAAACTGACGGAGAATCTGAAGGAAACGCTCTCTGTCAACAAG GCTGCCCTGCAGACTTTGAGCTCTGAAGtgacagagaaggagaagagcATGGAGAAGGAGATTGAGGCGCTGAGGAAGGCTGGAAGAGACCGAGAAAGAGACCTCAACACACTCAACACCGTGCTGCAGTGCAACCAGGATATCATCAAC GACCTGCGAGTGGCTCTGGGGGAGAAGGAGCGACTGCTGCAGGAggtggagaaagagagggaggtgtggagacagagagaccgGGCCCTCACTACTGTCCTGCAGGAGAAGGACGCTCTGATCCAGGAGCTGGAGAGCTGTCAGAAAGATGTGCAG GGGTTGGCAGAGGATAGAGAGGGAAACAGCGCCACCTTGTGTGAGGAGGTCACCAAACTCACCACCGCCCTGCAGGAGTATCAGGACATGGTGCAG AGTCAGCAGGAGAGTCACAGTCAGACGGTGTCCTCTCTGATGGATCAACTCAGAGACACCCGGCGGGAgctgagggagaaggagagggagaagaaggaggCCGATAGAGCGTGGCAGaacagcagagaggacagagacagagaggagaggagactgaGGGACAGCCTGGAGAAGAGAGACAAACTTATTGAG CAAATCCTGTTGGATGCTGAGGAGCGGGACCATCTGTTCAGTGAGCTGCAGCAGAACCTGCAGAACAAACGAGAGCCTCTGACTgccatcaaacacacactgtga
- the ccdc105 gene encoding coiled-coil domain-containing protein 105 — MPHSGHTHQRIYQAAHGKHFKVSGCEGMQVQSVPLGSVTIGPQSWRDGTVRSIRRAERLVRQTRAGRSGTCSRPRSCSATAGFTPKRTDCTAETTDDKITGEECGESRDCICKNKMSRPQTTGAMFPSGSQKTSVALFLPTSLREQCAGASVAVAGDYMRRVREVEGQLRRQAGRVTQEGIKLERERGHLERMLRSLRTSLTVNRRSSEGRTRRPSTAETERDGADYLLLCERRELAQLKQDLEEALRNTLTQLQALGQSSRQLLDCASERARVLELLPHSGSAGGHSSAAQTLSKTDPVSPFTPECKQVLESSNLTINQSQLLRENIVQMLTSAITRQKTIHCAVNDGLVKKMAETVSLQQNLTLMSAATRQAMFRKQREINCIRHSHDRLQGPEYSGDILSREKLNRPLVQVYHRHPGTQLPEAAHLIQGSAVLRRCLMSSEGELARLQRACLQLLDDQHCKRAAAQVDAAVIRMRRQQVDKRAMPSVLQQGACRGQLPLSCAQ; from the exons ATGCCTCACAGTGGACACACTCATCAGAGGATTTATCAGGCAGCTCATGGTAAGCATTTTAAGGTCAGTGGATGTGAAGGAATGCAGGTCCAGTCGGTGCCCCTCGGCTCTGTCACTATAGGACCGCAGTCCTGGCGCGATGGGACGGTCCGCTCCATCCGGCGGGCGGAGCGCCTGGTGCGCCAGACTCGGGCCGGGCGGTCCGGGACTTGCAGCCGGCCCCGGAGCTGCAGCGCCACCGCCGGTTTCACCCCAAAGCGCACAGACTGCACAGCGGAAACAACAGATGATAAGATCACAGGGGAGGAATGCGGAGAGAGTCGTGACTGCATCTGCAAAAATAAGATGTCGAGGCCCCAGACTACTGGAGCGATG TTCCCTAGTGGGTCCCAGAAGACGTCTGTGGCCCTGTTCCTGCCCACCAGCTTGCGTGAGCAGTGTGCCGGGGCCAGCGTTGCCGTGGCCGGTGACTACATGCGGAGGGTGCGGGAGGTGGAGGGCCAGCTGCGCAGGCAGGCCGGCAGGGTGACCCAGGAGGGCATCAagctggagagggagaggggtcACCTGGAGAGGATGCTGCGCAGCCTCAGGACCAGTCTGACTGTCAACAGGAGGAGCTCAGAGGGGAGGACCAGGAGGCCATCCACTGCTGAGACT GAGAGAGACGGTGCTGATTACCTGTTGTTGTGCGAGAGAAGAGAGCTGGCACAGTTGAAACAGGATCTGGAGGAAGCGCTGAGAAACACACTGACCCAGCTGCAG GCTCTGggtcagagcagcagacagctgctgGACTGTGCCAGTGAGCGAGCTCGTGTCCTGGAGCTGCTGCCTCACAGCGGCTCTGCTGGAGGACACAGCAGCGCTGCTCAGACCCTCAGCAAAACAGACCCCGTCAGCCCCTTTACACCAG AATGTAAACAGGTTTTAGAGTCGTCCAATTTGACCATCAATCAGTCacagctgctgagggagaacaTCGTACAGATGCTAACCAGCGCCATCACCAGGCAGAAAACTATTCACTGCGCAGTCAATGATGGCCTGGTGAAGAAAATGGCAGAGACAGTCAGTCTGCAG CAAAACCTGACTTTGATGTCTGCAGCCACCAGGCAGGCCATGTTTCGCAAGCAGAGGGAGATTAACTGTATTCGTCACAGCCACGACAGACTGCAG GGTCCAGAGTACAGCGGTGACATACTGTCCAGAGAGAAACTCAACAGGCCTCTGGTGCAGGTTTATCACAGACACCCAGGGACACAGTTACCTGAGGCTGCTCATCTCATACAG GGCAGCGCAGTGCTGAGGCGGTGTCTGATGTCCTCTGAGGGTGAGCTGGCGAGGCTGCAGCGCGCCTGTCTGCAGCTGCTGGATGACCAGCACTGCAAGAGGGCAGCAGCTCAGGTGGATGCAGCTGTCATCCGCATGAGGCGTCAGCAGGTCGACAAGCGAGCCATGCCCTCTGTCCTCCAGCAGGGGGCGTGCAGAGGCCAACTTCCCCTGTCTTGTGCTCAGTAG
- the si:ch73-95l15.5 gene encoding putative leucine-rich repeat-containing protein DDB_G0290503 isoform X1, whose product MSSKGKNDSCRICGGALQGNQRKWLFGGQNKKTGQPWTPTGSLREGRLSRSSQSSPWGSTLSLASSASLSKSQLSLSSPPKGIDLLSVLTHILGQSVPRGSGQGEFVCGKCVCVLERVFKFDTVIARVRVLSSERLQKLMQERDKIRQWVRQSYQHRHPQEIQSRGSTSEEDGEAEKEGYREMLKENMALSEYECWSEKWDTCPYFIRTGKRCRKGKGCEGCDSLRVSDSDYESVCGIPRRLPFQPFSPLALSRDKSQSMPLHWQRVSSISSSQSSRVGSTLSLQESSRTASIQSLDSLDDNDPFDSPGFQSANFVLKELRSIEGKPVSSPLGSRIPVLNRKYSGKVGEVASPSVNRVLHFGNVENGEDEMDEEDGDVLSELRDEFMPLHRESTNGRFHHVVRHLRGQLDQAVSRIRTLEAELKHGRSKPTEVNGSEDWAPLLQEEGGSALLQSLGHSLHSRERLIQQECMGLIRRLCVEEGAGTELADKLTEKLTENLKETLSVNKAALQTLSSEVTEKEKSMEKEIEALRKAGRDRERDLNTLNTVLQCNQDIINDLRVALGEKERLLQEVEKEREVWRQRDRALTTVLQEKDALIQELESCQKDVQGLAEDREGNSATLCEEVTKLTTALQEYQDMVQSQQESHSQTVSSLMDQLRDTRRELREKEREKKEADRAWQNSREDRDREERRLRDSLEKRDKLIEQILLDAEERDHLFSELQQNLQNKREPLTAIKHTL is encoded by the exons ATGTCCTCCAAAGGTAAAAATGACTCGTGTCGAATATGCGGCGGAGCTCTCCAAGGAAACCAAAGGAAGTGGCTGTTTGGAGGCCAAAATAAGAAGACGGGTCAGCCTTGGACGCCGACAGGGTCCCTGAGAGAAGGACGTCTGTCCCGGTCCTCGCAGAGCAGCCCCTGGG GCAGCACATTATCTCTGGCTTCCTCGGCGTCTCTCTCCAAGTCCCAGTTATCCCTGAGCTCCCCGCCCAAAGGGATCGATCTGCTCTCGGTGTTGACTCACATACTGGGGCAGTCTGTGCCACGTGGCAGCGGGCAGGGGGAGTTTGTGTGTGGCAAGTGCGTGTGTGTCCTCGAGCGGGTGTTCAAGTTTGACACGGTGATAGCCAGGGTGAGGGTGCTGTCGTCCGAGAGGCTTCAGAAGCTGATGCAGGAGAGGGACAAGATCAGACAGTGGGTGCGGCAAAGCTACCAACACAGACATCCGCAGGAGATCCAGAGCAGGGGCAGCACCAGCGAAGAAGATGGAGAGGCGGAGAAGGAGGGCTACAGGGAGATGCTCAAAGAGAACATGGCACTCTCAGAGTACGAGTGCTGGTCCGAGAAGTGGGACACGTGCCCGTATTTTATAAGAACAGGTAAAAGATGCAGAAAGGGCAAAGGATGCGAAGGCTGTGATTCGTTAAGGGTGTCCGACTCGGATTACGAGTCTGTTTGTGGGATTCCTCGCCGCTTGCCTTTCCAACCCTTCTCCCCGTTAGCGTTGTCACGGGACAAATCCCAGAGCATGCCCCTCCACTGGCAGAGGGTGTCATCCATCAGCTCCAGCCAGTCTTCAAGGGTGGGGTCCACTCTGTCCTTACAAGAATCTTCCCGCACCGCGTCCATTCAGTCTCTGGACTCTCTTGATGACAATGACCCGTTTGACTCGCCGGGGTTTCAGTCGGCCAACTTTGTGCTGAAGGAGCTGAGAAGTATTGAAGGGAAGCCGGTGAGTTCGCCATTAGGGAGTAGGATCCCAGTTCTGAACAGGAAGTACTCAGGAAAAGTTGGAGAGGTGGCGTCGCCCTCAGTGAACAGGGTGCTGCACTTTGGGAACGTGGAGAACGGAGAGGATGAAATGGATGAAGAGGACGGGGATGTCCTATCAGAGCTGAGGGACGAGTTCATGCCTCTTCATCGAGAG aGCACAAATGGCAGGTTTCACCATGTTGTCAGGCACCTGCGAGGCCAGCTGGACCAAGCTGTGTCTCGCATCAGGACCCTGGAGGCCGAACTGAAACATGGGAGGAGCAAACCAACTGAAGTCAACGGATCAGAGGATTGGGCCCCT TTGCTCCAGGAGGAGGGTGGCAGCGCCCTGCTGCAGAGCCTCGGTCACTCCCTGCACAGCCGGGAGCGTCTGATCCAG CAGGAGTGTATGGGTCTGATCAGGAGgctgtgtgtggaggagggagCAGGGACTGAGCTGGCCGACAAGCTGACTGAGAAACTGACGGAGAATCTGAAGGAAACGCTCTCTGTCAACAAG GCTGCCCTGCAGACTTTGAGCTCTGAAGtgacagagaaggagaagagcATGGAGAAGGAGATTGAGGCGCTGAGGAAGGCTGGAAGAGACCGAGAAAGAGACCTCAACACACTCAACACCGTGCTGCAGTGCAACCAGGATATCATCAAC GACCTGCGAGTGGCTCTGGGGGAGAAGGAGCGACTGCTGCAGGAggtggagaaagagagggaggtgtggagacagagagaccgGGCCCTCACTACTGTCCTGCAGGAGAAGGACGCTCTGATCCAGGAGCTGGAGAGCTGTCAGAAAGATGTGCAG GGGTTGGCAGAGGATAGAGAGGGAAACAGCGCCACCTTGTGTGAGGAGGTCACCAAACTCACCACCGCCCTGCAGGAGTATCAGGACATGGTGCAG AGTCAGCAGGAGAGTCACAGTCAGACGGTGTCCTCTCTGATGGATCAACTCAGAGACACCCGGCGGGAgctgagggagaaggagagggagaagaaggaggCCGATAGAGCGTGGCAGaacagcagagaggacagagacagagaggagaggagactgaGGGACAGCCTGGAGAAGAGAGACAAACTTATTGAG CAAATCCTGTTGGATGCTGAGGAGCGGGACCATCTGTTCAGTGAGCTGCAGCAGAACCTGCAGAACAAACGAGAGCCTCTGACTgccatcaaacacacactgtga
- the lypc gene encoding sperm acrosome membrane-associated protein 4-like, giving the protein MSKLVCPLLLLCLLPTVVPLFCYTCVFPAISPLDCIRYPLKCPPGQVCLSSRAVGQRGGFHVVLYEKSCILPSFCGITGEKQAMGLNFTFTNDCCNTHLCNGAATPATSCWTGTILTLLISYALW; this is encoded by the exons ATGTCGAAGTTGGTTTGTCCTCTGCTTCTCCTTTGTTTACTTCCAACTGTGG TTCCCCTCTTCTGTTACACCTGTGTGTTCCCCGCCATCTCACCTCTGGACTGCATCAGATACCCTCTCAAGTGTCCACCCGGGCAGGTCTGTCTGTCCAGCAGAGCTGTGGGCCAGAGAG GAGGCTTCCATGTGGTGTTGTACGAGAAGAGCTGCATCCTGCCCTCCTTTTGTGGAATCACCGGTGAAAAGCAGGCCATGGGACTCAACTTCACCTTCACCAATGACTGCTGCaacacacacctgtgcaatGGAGCTGCAACACCTGCTACCTCCTGCTGGACTGGCACAATACTCACACTTCTTATTTCATATGCCCTTTGGTGA